A stretch of the Bradyrhizobium arachidis genome encodes the following:
- a CDS encoding His-rich protein BRANT: MLKTLSAAFLAASVIAAPAFAAESAKTTTTAPVIKADQTQSKASTTTAVKPDVKPSAKSDVKTDGKADVKSDAKTDVKSDKKADATAKAMNANAAVIPSEHHKSVRKHRHHHKVISAKTTDKTTGKKAVQPDLTKPAVPATTEKRS, encoded by the coding sequence ATGTTGAAGACCTTGTCAGCAGCTTTCCTTGCCGCTTCCGTGATCGCAGCCCCCGCCTTCGCCGCAGAATCGGCGAAGACCACGACAACCGCGCCGGTGATCAAGGCGGACCAGACGCAGAGCAAGGCGTCGACCACCACGGCCGTGAAGCCCGACGTCAAGCCATCAGCCAAATCCGACGTCAAGACGGACGGCAAGGCCGACGTGAAGTCCGATGCCAAGACTGACGTCAAGTCGGACAAGAAGGCCGATGCGACCGCGAAGGCGATGAATGCCAACGCTGCCGTGATCCCGTCCGAGCACCACAAGTCGGTGCGCAAGCATCGCCATCACCACAAGGTGATCTCGGCCAAGACGACTGACAAGACGACTGGGAAGAAGGCGGTGCAGCCCGACCTGACCAAGCCGGCCGTGCCGGCGACGACCGAGAAGCGCAGCTAA
- a CDS encoding class I SAM-dependent methyltransferase codes for MDSKRPPVLAHQRFVADRDNFAGLDLAGRFDRILKTNLWGAPTSVSGLGSEDLATSAIREALPPLLQKLGARSLLDAPCGDAGWIAACKLDVDYIGVDIVPSLIETNRRRAANGEVAGRFIVADITGDELPRADLILCRDCLVHLSFENNGRAVARCRDSGARYLLVTTFPGWEKNEDCEDGDWRALNFERAPFNWPAPLELINERCDEGGGGWNDKSLGLWRLADLP; via the coding sequence ATGGATTCAAAACGCCCGCCCGTTCTCGCCCATCAGCGCTTCGTCGCCGACCGCGACAATTTTGCCGGCCTCGATCTCGCTGGGCGATTCGACCGGATCTTGAAAACCAACCTGTGGGGGGCGCCGACCTCGGTATCCGGGCTCGGCTCCGAGGATCTCGCTACTTCAGCGATCCGCGAGGCATTGCCGCCCCTGTTGCAAAAGCTCGGTGCCCGCTCGCTGCTCGATGCGCCCTGCGGTGACGCCGGCTGGATCGCGGCTTGCAAGCTCGACGTCGACTATATCGGCGTCGACATCGTGCCGTCCCTGATCGAGACCAACAGGCGGCGCGCCGCGAACGGGGAGGTAGCCGGCCGCTTCATCGTCGCAGACATCACCGGCGATGAGCTGCCGCGCGCCGATCTCATCCTCTGCCGCGATTGTCTCGTGCATCTGAGCTTCGAGAACAACGGCCGCGCCGTCGCGCGCTGCCGCGACAGCGGTGCACGCTACCTGCTCGTGACAACTTTTCCGGGATGGGAGAAGAACGAGGATTGCGAGGATGGCGACTGGCGCGCATTGAACTTCGAACGCGCGCCATTCAACTGGCCGGCGCCGCTCGAACTGATCAATGAGCGCTGCGACGAAGGCGGGGGCGGCTGGAACGACAAGAGCCTGGGGCTGTGGCGGCTGGCGGATCTACCTTAG
- a CDS encoding lipopolysaccharide assembly protein LapB, with the protein MRKLSMLLVPGLVSMALATAPVLTSAYAAGSDEPSAPKSDTSSKKKKKSSSVSDPKFLAAYRTAYTAIYDRNDYTNAIDQLKSLKRDDVADVANLIGYSYRKLGDYKQSKVYYELALQDDPNHVRTWQYYGLWQLEQGNREQAKYHLDKIASLAGTTSDEYRSLAAALDKPTGATLVY; encoded by the coding sequence ATGCGCAAACTTTCTATGCTTCTGGTACCGGGACTTGTCTCGATGGCGCTGGCCACAGCGCCCGTGCTGACGAGCGCTTATGCTGCGGGCAGCGACGAGCCCTCCGCGCCGAAGTCGGACACCTCGTCCAAGAAAAAGAAGAAGAGCTCTTCCGTCAGCGATCCCAAATTCCTCGCTGCCTATCGGACCGCCTACACTGCGATCTACGACCGCAACGACTACACGAACGCGATCGACCAGTTGAAGTCGCTGAAGCGCGACGACGTCGCCGACGTCGCCAATCTGATCGGCTACTCCTATCGCAAGCTCGGCGACTACAAGCAGTCGAAGGTCTATTACGAGCTGGCGCTGCAGGACGATCCGAACCACGTTCGCACCTGGCAGTATTATGGGCTCTGGCAGCTCGAACAGGGCAACCGCGAGCAGGCCAAATATCACCTCGACAAGATCGCCTCCCTCGCCGGCACGACAAGCGACGAATATCGCTCACTCGCCGCGGCGCTCGACAAGCCGACCGGCGCGACGCTGGTCTACTAA
- a CDS encoding GlsB/YeaQ/YmgE family stress response membrane protein, with product MSILWTIIIGFIVGIIAKLIMPGDKTEPKGFILTTILGIVGAFVATYLGQAVGWYTPGESAGFVGGVVGAIIVLFVYGFFAGRQGRAA from the coding sequence ATGAGCATCCTTTGGACAATTATCATTGGCTTTATCGTTGGGATAATTGCCAAGCTTATTATGCCTGGCGACAAGACTGAGCCGAAGGGCTTCATTCTAACAACCATTTTGGGAATCGTAGGCGCGTTCGTTGCGACTTACCTCGGCCAGGCTGTCGGATGGTATACGCCCGGAGAATCTGCGGGCTTTGTCGGTGGCGTGGTCGGCGCAATAATCGTCCTCTTTGTCTATGGCTTTTTTGCAGGTCGCCAGGGACGCGCTGCCTGA
- a CDS encoding tripartite tricarboxylate transporter substrate binding protein: MSATINRRRFIATAASAGTMPFLPRSASAQGAWPTRNIRMICSYPAGGQTDLLARAFGEFIAKQVGKTVVIENKAGASGAIGAQEVARAEPDGHTILCSILTTYIMNRVTIKNPGYDMDRDLTLVSVIPGAGLPLIASPKTGVKTLEDFVAFARKNGKVNFGTYSAGSAPHMTINELNKQYGLTIEPVHYRGEAPMWTGLMEGTLDVAMGSYTAAQPVLQSDRGVVFAVHSKKVDAIPAIKTLPEQGATAKFFTVSGFTGWALPKATPQPIVDRPAGLCVAANNDPKVKEVLATFVLEPALGFKDTNALYQRELPVWLEAAQSLGLEPA, translated from the coding sequence ATGTCAGCGACCATCAATCGCCGCCGCTTCATCGCCACCGCGGCGAGCGCGGGTACGATGCCGTTCCTCCCGCGCAGCGCCTCGGCGCAGGGCGCTTGGCCAACGCGAAACATCCGCATGATCTGCAGCTATCCGGCGGGCGGGCAGACCGACCTGCTCGCGCGCGCCTTCGGCGAATTCATCGCCAAGCAGGTCGGCAAGACCGTCGTGATCGAGAACAAGGCAGGCGCCTCGGGCGCGATCGGCGCACAGGAGGTCGCACGCGCGGAGCCGGACGGTCACACCATTCTGTGCTCGATCTTGACGACCTACATCATGAACCGCGTGACCATCAAGAATCCCGGCTACGACATGGACAGGGATTTGACGCTGGTCAGCGTCATCCCGGGCGCAGGCCTGCCGCTGATCGCGAGCCCGAAGACGGGCGTCAAGACGCTGGAGGACTTTGTCGCCTTCGCGCGCAAGAACGGCAAGGTCAATTTCGGCACCTATAGCGCGGGCTCGGCCCCGCACATGACCATCAACGAGCTCAACAAGCAGTACGGTCTCACCATCGAGCCGGTCCATTACCGCGGCGAGGCGCCGATGTGGACCGGCCTAATGGAGGGCACGCTCGATGTCGCGATGGGCAGCTACACGGCAGCCCAACCCGTCCTGCAAAGCGATCGCGGCGTCGTCTTCGCCGTACATTCGAAGAAGGTCGACGCGATCCCGGCCATCAAGACCCTGCCCGAGCAGGGTGCGACCGCAAAGTTCTTCACCGTGAGCGGCTTCACCGGCTGGGCGCTGCCGAAGGCGACGCCGCAGCCGATCGTCGATCGGCCGGCCGGGCTGTGTGTCGCCGCCAATAATGATCCGAAGGTGAAGGAGGTACTTGCGACCTTCGTGCTGGAGCCGGCGCTCGGCTTCAAGGACACCAACGCGCTGTACCAGCGCGAGCTGCCGGTGTGGCTCGAGGCGGCGCAGTCGCTCGGGCTGGAGCCGGCGTAG
- a CDS encoding bifunctional 2-polyprenyl-6-hydroxyphenol methylase/3-demethylubiquinol 3-O-methyltransferase UbiG, producing the protein MTDEVDGGWAASAQAWIVEQGEDGDYGRRAVLDAPMLARIEGRRFDRALDVGCGEGRFCRIMQRLGIRTTGIDPTQALLARARRLDPAGDYRLGRAETMAEEGQFDLVVSYLSLIDIPDIGAAIANMAAALRPGGTLLIANLTSFNTAGMPEGWYRDGDGGSRFSIDHYMDERAVWVEWRGIRIYNWHRPLSTYMTLLLNQGLQLRLFMEPAPTAGDPEQIARHRRVPYFHIMEWQKPV; encoded by the coding sequence ATGACGGACGAGGTTGACGGCGGCTGGGCGGCGTCCGCGCAGGCCTGGATCGTCGAGCAGGGCGAGGATGGCGATTATGGTCGCCGCGCCGTGCTGGATGCCCCGATGCTGGCGCGGATCGAAGGCCGCCGCTTTGACCGCGCGCTCGATGTCGGCTGCGGCGAAGGTCGGTTCTGCCGCATCATGCAGCGCCTTGGAATCCGGACGACCGGCATCGATCCCACCCAAGCGCTGCTTGCGCGCGCGAGGCGATTGGACCCCGCAGGTGACTATCGGCTCGGCCGTGCGGAGACCATGGCCGAGGAGGGGCAGTTCGATCTTGTGGTCAGCTATCTCAGCCTGATCGATATCCCCGACATCGGCGCGGCGATCGCGAATATGGCGGCTGCGCTACGGCCGGGCGGCACGCTGCTGATCGCCAACCTGACCAGCTTCAACACCGCCGGCATGCCGGAGGGCTGGTACCGCGATGGCGATGGCGGCTCGCGCTTTTCGATCGACCATTACATGGACGAGCGGGCGGTCTGGGTCGAATGGCGCGGCATCCGGATCTACAACTGGCACCGGCCGCTCAGCACCTACATGACGCTGCTCCTGAACCAGGGCCTGCAATTGCGCCTATTCATGGAGCCGGCGCCGACGGCCGGCGATCCCGAACAGATCGCGCGTCATCGCCGCGTGCCGTATTTTCACATCATGGAGTGGCAGAAGCCGGTCTAG
- a CDS encoding dienelactone hydrolase family protein: MRFGLSLGLGLVLLATCAHAAGLRSVEVTAEGDRPTLNVLIWSPCAAPPDNIRLGPFTLPAVRDCPVAGSKLPLIVVSHGFGGNNLGHHDTAEALADAGFVVAALNHPGDTTAANSANTLSPTALGERPADVKRLIDFMLGASPVAASIDPERVGFFGFSRGGYTGIVIAGGNPDFTRGTASCGGDARCAKLAALGGLTHDPRVKAVVIADPLSFFDAPKSVEDIKVPIQLWSSQFGGGGVLPESVATVAHNLNLTSEFHLVPNSGHFVFLAPCPAAMAARVPDICTDPPGFDRVAFHERLDAEIVAFFRKHFGM; encoded by the coding sequence ATGCGGTTTGGTCTCAGTCTTGGTCTCGGCCTGGTGCTGCTTGCGACCTGCGCTCACGCGGCGGGACTGAGGTCGGTCGAGGTTACTGCCGAGGGCGACCGGCCTACGCTGAACGTATTGATCTGGTCACCCTGCGCGGCGCCGCCTGACAACATTCGGCTCGGGCCCTTCACATTGCCTGCCGTTCGCGATTGTCCGGTGGCAGGCAGCAAACTTCCGCTGATCGTGGTGTCGCACGGCTTCGGCGGCAACAATCTCGGTCACCACGATACCGCAGAAGCGCTGGCAGATGCCGGCTTCGTGGTGGCGGCGCTCAACCATCCCGGCGACACGACGGCGGCCAACAGCGCCAACACGTTGTCGCCAACCGCGCTTGGCGAGCGTCCGGCTGATGTCAAACGTCTGATCGATTTCATGCTCGGTGCGTCGCCGGTCGCAGCCTCCATCGATCCCGAGCGCGTCGGCTTCTTCGGCTTCTCGCGCGGCGGCTATACCGGGATCGTGATCGCGGGCGGCAATCCCGATTTTACCCGCGGGACCGCGTCCTGCGGCGGCGACGCACGTTGCGCCAAGCTCGCGGCGCTGGGCGGCCTCACGCATGATCCGCGCGTCAAGGCGGTCGTGATCGCCGATCCCCTGAGCTTCTTCGATGCGCCCAAGTCCGTCGAGGATATCAAGGTCCCGATCCAGCTCTGGAGCTCGCAATTTGGTGGCGGCGGCGTCCTGCCCGAAAGTGTCGCGACCGTTGCGCACAATCTGAATCTGACGTCGGAGTTTCACTTGGTGCCCAATTCCGGACATTTCGTGTTTCTGGCGCCGTGTCCGGCGGCGATGGCCGCGCGCGTTCCCGACATCTGCACCGATCCGCCCGGCTTCGATCGCGTTGCGTTTCACGAGAGGCTCGACGCTGAGATCGTCGCCTTCTTCCGCAAGCATTTTGGCATGTGA
- a CDS encoding outer membrane protein, translated as MKKFLLGAAALLALAAPAAAADIPPRPYTKAPAYTPPQVVYNWTGFYIGGHVGGAFAGDNTFQSSDARFLGGVQGGFDYQFAPNWVMGLEAQYSWLPTNNNGVLFPGGTLVTSNTDQLGSVTGRIGYTWGPALVYAKGGYAWRNSDFGVSVAGVPTAFTTTGNNKDGYTVGGGLEYLFAPNWSAKAEYQYYNFGSTTVTAGPADVLGARGRNDEHTVKLGVNYRFGWGGPTASRY; from the coding sequence ATGAAGAAATTCTTGCTCGGCGCAGCCGCATTACTTGCGCTGGCCGCGCCTGCCGCCGCAGCCGACATTCCGCCGCGCCCCTATACCAAGGCTCCGGCCTATACCCCGCCGCAGGTGGTCTATAACTGGACCGGTTTCTACATTGGCGGCCATGTCGGCGGTGCGTTTGCCGGCGACAACACCTTCCAGTCGAGCGACGCCCGCTTCCTCGGCGGCGTGCAGGGCGGCTTCGACTACCAGTTCGCGCCCAACTGGGTAATGGGTCTTGAGGCCCAGTATTCCTGGCTTCCGACCAACAATAACGGCGTCCTGTTTCCGGGCGGCACGCTCGTGACCTCCAACACCGACCAGCTCGGTTCGGTCACCGGCCGCATCGGCTACACCTGGGGTCCGGCGCTGGTCTATGCAAAGGGCGGCTACGCTTGGCGGAATAGCGACTTTGGCGTCAGCGTTGCCGGCGTGCCGACGGCCTTCACCACCACGGGCAACAACAAGGACGGCTATACCGTGGGCGGCGGCCTCGAATACCTCTTCGCGCCGAACTGGTCGGCCAAGGCCGAGTACCAGTACTACAATTTCGGCAGCACCACCGTTACCGCTGGCCCTGCCGACGTCCTCGGCGCGCGCGGCCGCAACGACGAGCACACCGTCAAGCTCGGCGTGAACTACCGCTTCGGCTGGGGCGGTCCGACCGCCTCGCGCTACTGA
- a CDS encoding acyl-CoA desaturase encodes MYPQVLPFLLVHAGCVAAIWSGVSWQAIAICVALYGLRMFAIGAGYHRYFSHRAYATSRVFQFILAFLAQSSAQKSVLWWAAKHRHHHLHSDTEDDVHSPRHKGFVYSHVGWIFYRRHDATDLVKVSDFASYPELMWLHKFELLPAVVTAGLCFLIAGWSGLVVGFLWSTVLLYHATFCINSLAHVHGRKRYVTGDDSRNNWLLALLTMGEGWHNNHHAHQSSARQGFYWWEIDVTYYVLLTLSWLGIVWDLKRPPEQVLRNEHRLASRVVKRTAEQLAGRFNPEYIAQAIRSSVHETGLSVRDALFLLQHLPSMPTRDRLLAEAQRMFAKTISLDDIVDRAHELLVESVSVLLAVPAPVAEAIPIPLANGGIRPGHPHRD; translated from the coding sequence ATGTATCCGCAGGTCCTTCCGTTTCTGTTAGTCCACGCAGGGTGCGTCGCGGCGATCTGGTCGGGCGTCTCCTGGCAAGCGATTGCGATTTGCGTCGCCCTGTATGGGTTGCGCATGTTTGCGATCGGTGCCGGGTATCATCGGTACTTCTCGCATCGGGCCTACGCGACGAGCCGGGTGTTTCAATTCATCCTTGCATTCCTCGCCCAAAGCAGCGCTCAAAAAAGCGTGCTCTGGTGGGCTGCGAAGCATCGGCATCACCATTTGCATTCGGATACCGAGGACGACGTGCATTCGCCGCGGCACAAGGGCTTCGTGTACAGCCATGTCGGCTGGATCTTCTATCGACGGCACGATGCAACCGATCTCGTGAAAGTGTCGGATTTCGCGTCGTATCCCGAGCTGATGTGGCTGCACAAATTCGAGCTTTTGCCGGCGGTCGTGACCGCGGGTCTCTGCTTTCTCATCGCCGGATGGTCAGGGCTCGTGGTCGGATTCCTCTGGAGCACCGTGCTGCTGTATCACGCAACCTTCTGCATCAATTCCCTCGCACATGTTCACGGACGCAAGCGGTATGTTACGGGTGATGACTCCCGCAACAATTGGCTGCTGGCTCTGTTGACGATGGGTGAGGGCTGGCACAACAATCATCACGCCCACCAAAGCAGCGCCCGGCAAGGCTTCTACTGGTGGGAGATTGACGTGACCTACTACGTTCTGCTGACCTTGTCCTGGCTCGGGATTGTCTGGGATTTGAAGAGGCCGCCCGAGCAGGTTCTGCGCAATGAGCACCGGCTGGCATCGCGCGTGGTGAAGCGAACGGCTGAGCAGCTTGCTGGTCGCTTCAATCCCGAATACATCGCGCAGGCGATCAGATCGTCAGTCCATGAGACCGGATTGTCGGTGCGCGACGCGCTTTTTCTGTTGCAGCATCTGCCCAGCATGCCGACCCGTGACCGGTTACTGGCTGAAGCCCAGCGCATGTTCGCCAAGACGATATCTTTGGACGACATCGTCGACCGTGCACATGAACTTCTGGTCGAATCGGTAAGCGTGCTGTTGGCGGTTCCGGCTCCTGTGGCCGAGGCAATTCCGATACCCTTGGCGAACGGTGGCATTCGCCCGGGGCATCCCCATCGGGATTAG
- a CDS encoding serine hydrolase: MDAWLRPAIAYIGEWLEYQVTLAQQPGCIIAIAHRGEIVAEHAFGFANLKTGEKLTPRHRFRIASHSKSFTSAGIMKLREQRKLRLDDPVGEHVRGLHPRVAETTIAQVLSHTAGLMRDGADSGQFIDTRPYLNAKELMAELRAPTAIDPGTRFKYSNHGFGLIGLVIEAITKEPYPVWIKREIIAPAGLRETEPNVPLPKGAAFARGHTRKLPFGERCVIPGDNDTYAITSAAGFVATAADTARFFGQLAPNAKRSVLSVASRREMTRHHWRVPQSLEGYYGLGVNAGKTDGWDWFGHGGGFQGYLSRTCSIPACELSISILSNSIDGGAPFWMDGVLQILRAFKTRGAANRRVRDWTGRWWTIWGASDLVPMGDRVLVANPQFNNPFMDAAEIEVTGRDTGNIVSAAGYSSHGEPVRRVRTKGGKVTGVWLAGAH; encoded by the coding sequence ATGGACGCCTGGCTCCGCCCCGCGATCGCCTATATCGGCGAATGGCTCGAATATCAGGTCACCCTCGCCCAACAACCCGGCTGCATCATCGCGATCGCTCATCGCGGCGAGATCGTCGCCGAGCACGCATTCGGGTTCGCAAATCTCAAGACCGGCGAGAAGCTCACGCCGCGCCACCGCTTCCGCATTGCCTCGCATTCCAAGAGCTTTACCTCGGCCGGCATCATGAAGCTGCGCGAGCAGCGCAAGCTCAGGCTCGACGATCCCGTCGGCGAGCATGTCAGGGGTCTTCATCCCCGCGTCGCCGAAACGACGATCGCACAGGTGCTCTCGCATACCGCCGGCCTGATGCGCGACGGCGCCGATTCAGGCCAGTTCATCGACACCCGCCCTTATCTGAACGCGAAGGAGCTGATGGCCGAGCTGCGGGCGCCGACCGCGATCGACCCCGGCACGCGCTTCAAATATTCCAATCACGGCTTTGGCCTGATCGGACTCGTCATCGAGGCCATCACGAAAGAACCCTACCCGGTCTGGATCAAGCGCGAGATCATTGCACCCGCTGGCTTGCGCGAGACCGAGCCGAATGTGCCGCTTCCCAAGGGCGCCGCGTTTGCCCGCGGTCACACGCGAAAACTGCCGTTCGGCGAGCGCTGCGTGATCCCCGGCGACAACGACACGTATGCGATCACGTCGGCGGCCGGCTTCGTCGCGACCGCCGCCGACACCGCGCGCTTCTTCGGCCAGCTTGCGCCCAACGCCAAGCGCAGCGTGCTCTCAGTCGCGAGCCGCCGCGAAATGACGCGCCACCATTGGCGCGTCCCGCAAAGTCTCGAGGGCTATTACGGCCTCGGCGTCAACGCCGGCAAGACCGACGGCTGGGACTGGTTCGGCCATGGCGGCGGTTTTCAAGGCTACCTCTCGCGGACCTGTTCGATTCCCGCCTGTGAGCTTTCGATCTCCATCCTCTCGAATTCGATCGACGGCGGTGCGCCGTTCTGGATGGACGGCGTGCTCCAGATCCTGCGTGCCTTCAAGACGCGCGGCGCGGCGAACAGGCGCGTGCGCGACTGGACCGGCCGCTGGTGGACGATCTGGGGTGCGAGCGACCTCGTGCCGATGGGCGACCGCGTGCTGGTCGCCAATCCGCAGTTCAACAATCCCTTCATGGATGCCGCCGAGATCGAGGTCACCGGCCGCGACACCGGCAACATCGTCTCCGCGGCGGGCTACTCAAGCCACGGCGAGCCGGTCCGGCGCGTCCGCACCAAGGGCGGCAAGGTCACCGGCGTGTGGCTGGCGGGCGCCCATTAG
- a CDS encoding outer membrane protein produces MNKTLLSGVIALAISTLTPAVLAPALAADVPLPYKAAPAAAPAYSWTGCYVGGNGGGGRGLNEWQPLQGIEFNSVHNSGWFAGVQAGCDYQVGSLVVGIEGQFDWADMKDTTATVPAGVGGVGFLLTSKLDRFATATARVGYAFDRVLLYAKGGAAFAHFDQNFTQTDFLGTTIPMNGTQNIAGFVVGGGLEYALLPNVSLKAEYNYFDFGRNGVLISCAACIGGAAATLPFEIKQSMQTFMLGVNYRFGMGAPLVARY; encoded by the coding sequence ATGAACAAGACTTTGCTTTCGGGCGTGATCGCGCTCGCGATTTCCACCCTTACACCTGCCGTGCTCGCACCTGCCCTGGCGGCGGACGTGCCGCTTCCCTACAAGGCGGCACCTGCCGCTGCCCCCGCCTACTCCTGGACCGGATGCTATGTCGGCGGTAATGGCGGCGGCGGCCGCGGGCTGAACGAATGGCAACCCTTGCAGGGAATAGAGTTCAATTCCGTCCACAACAGTGGCTGGTTCGCCGGCGTTCAGGCCGGCTGCGACTATCAGGTTGGCTCCCTCGTGGTCGGCATCGAAGGTCAGTTCGACTGGGCCGACATGAAGGACACGACGGCGACGGTCCCCGCTGGTGTTGGTGGCGTCGGCTTCCTTCTGACCTCAAAGCTCGATCGCTTTGCCACCGCAACCGCCCGCGTCGGCTACGCCTTCGATCGCGTCCTGCTCTACGCCAAGGGCGGCGCCGCATTCGCCCACTTCGACCAAAACTTCACCCAGACCGACTTTTTGGGCACGACCATACCAATGAACGGAACGCAGAATATCGCGGGGTTCGTCGTGGGTGGCGGTCTCGAATATGCCTTGCTGCCGAACGTCTCGTTGAAGGCCGAATACAATTATTTCGACTTCGGGCGGAATGGTGTCCTGATCAGTTGCGCCGCCTGCATCGGGGGCGCCGCCGCGACGCTTCCGTTCGAGATCAAGCAGAGCATGCAAACCTTCATGCTCGGCGTGAACTACCGCTTTGGCATGGGCGCCCCGCTCGTCGCCAGATATTGA
- a CDS encoding adenylate kinase: MVIIGNAAGGKSTLARTLAARRNLPLVEVDRLLWQKGWQLTPADVYTRRHAEAIAGERWVIEGLGSQDSIAPRMSRATEVVLIDLPLWLHFALAAERQAKWAQQEAPPAGLAELPPTRALFETMWRVDREWMPDIRELCRKAEADGKKVSRLQSLEAIDAVARAEAAAGA; this comes from the coding sequence GTGGTGATCATCGGCAATGCGGCCGGCGGCAAGTCGACCCTGGCCCGCACGCTTGCGGCGCGCCGGAATCTGCCGCTCGTCGAGGTGGACAGGTTGCTTTGGCAGAAGGGTTGGCAGCTCACGCCTGCCGACGTTTATACCCGGCGGCATGCCGAGGCGATCGCCGGCGAGCGATGGGTGATCGAGGGCCTCGGCAGCCAGGACTCGATCGCCCCGCGCATGTCGCGGGCGACCGAGGTCGTCCTGATCGACCTGCCGCTCTGGCTGCACTTTGCGCTTGCCGCGGAACGTCAGGCCAAGTGGGCGCAACAGGAAGCGCCGCCCGCGGGGCTTGCCGAACTGCCGCCGACGCGCGCGCTGTTCGAGACCATGTGGCGGGTCGACCGGGAATGGATGCCCGACATCCGCGAGCTCTGCCGCAAGGCAGAGGCCGATGGAAAGAAAGTCAGCCGGCTTCAAAGCCTGGAGGCGATCGATGCTGTCGCGCGGGCGGAAGCGGCTGCCGGCGCTTGA